TTAAATCAAGAAGGGTGATTTTGCCGACCAGGTCCTTCATGTTGGTGGCAATGTATTCCAGGCCGGTGGGGGGGAATATTCCCATCGTAGCGGTTGAATCCCTGGGATAAGGGTTCAGGGCAAGCGCATGTTGATATTTCATTTTTTTAGGAAACGAACGTTTATTGTTCAATAACTCTTATATGATGATACCGGCGTTTTTTGATGGACGCAATGTCAAACCTGAATATTGCACGAAATTCGTGCAATATTCGGGTCAAACATGGAGGCGGGGGGATTTGAACCCCCGTCCGCACAAGCATCGCACCGGCTTCTACGCGCGTGTTCTGTCTTTGAAAGTTCGCGGAAGCGCTGGCCGGCAGACAGGCTTCGCTTCAACTAGCGTCCGCGTGAATTTCATTCCGCCGCCCGGTCGCTCAACGGTGGAACTAACCCGCAATCGTCGCCTTGTCCGTTCCGCGGGTGGTCAACGGCAAGACGTCGTGGCTTTATTAAGCCGCGAGAGCTAATTCTGTATTAGCGTTTATCTTGATTTCCCGGGTGTTTAACGAGGCCGACCGGGGTCCTCGGCGCGCGACCGATGTTTCAACTTCCGCGTCGAAACCTGTCGCCCCCTTTTTAAAACGGAAACCGGCGGCCGGCGGCGTCCGCCGCCGGCCGGAGCTATACCTTCCGGCTATTTTTTTTCTTTCTCAATGGACTTCATCAATTCCTTGGTGCATTCCGGACAAAGGCCGTGCGTAAAATTGAGGAGGGAACGCTCGCCGATATATTCTTCCAGCTTTTGCCATACCTCCTGGTTTACCCGCACGCGGTGGCAGTTTGAGCAGACGGAAATCATGGATTTCAGCACGCGCCGCTGCTGAAGATACGTGTTGCCGACCGCGATGATTGCCGCCAGCAAAACGAGGGCGGTAAGCAGGCAGGCCCTGAAAATACTGAAGCCTTGCGGCGGCTCGCTGAAAAAAATGGCAACGCCGTCCCGCAATTCATTGATCCATACCAAAAGGATAAGGATCAGAAAAGTCATTAACTGCCAAAAGGCGATATAGGCGAAAGGATCCCGCGGCAGTCTGACCGACTCGTTTTTGTTGCTCATTTTTTTGCTCCTGCGTTGCCCAGTAATTGCGTCCACCGGCTTGTTTTAACCCTTTATAATACAACCTGTGCCCGTTGTCAATAACCGATCCGGGACCCCGCAAACAATGCCGCCGTTGCGGCTATTGCCGGAAGGTTTTAAAGAGGGTCATGTTGAAAGTGGACTGAGCGCGGAAATCTTATCGCGTTCCGGTTCTCGTTCAACAGAGCGCCGGCGGCTGGTTGGTCGCCGCCAGCGGATTCAGCGAAACAACCGTGCCTGTTCCCGGAGGAGGTTTCACCAAGATGAAATTGGCGTCCAAGGAAACCTCCCTTGCTTCAGTTGAAGGCCGAACGCGTCCAGGATATTCAGGCGTTGCAAGCCGATACAAATGCATTGCGCGCAGAGCGCCGGAACATTGCTCGCAAGGTGAAAATCAAATCGCTACCGGAGAATGAGCGCCCCAGACAACTGGCGCCGTTGGGAAAAATGAAGCGCGGGCTCTGATCCGGGAACTCTTCGTGTCATCTGCCGACATCATTCCGAACAACAAGGACGACACGCTCGCCATTAAAATTCATCGCATGGCTTGCCCCGCTCACGACAGGGCGATAGCCGCGCTCCTGGCGGAATTAACTCAAAGCAATTTCCGCCACCCGGAAACAAATGCGCGGATGATTTATGAACTGGTCTAAATCGCCAAAATGTGCGATCTTATTTTCTGCCCGGATCAAGAAATCTGAAGCTATACGACGCGCCTTCGCGACAGAATATCACTGCAAAACGATGCAACAACGGATCGGCGGTCGGATGATGCCAAAACCGGTTGGGTAAGCGAACGTTTTAAATCACAGCAATTCGGCGGCGGCGGCGGCGAGCGAACTGCGTTCGCTCTTGGTGAGCGTAACGTGGCCGTGCAGGGACAGGGGCTTCAGCCGTTCCACGGCGTAGGAGAGCCCGTTGCTGTTTGAATCCAGGTAAGGGTTGTCAATCTGCGAAGGGTCGCCGGTCAGGACCATTTTCGTGTCCTCGCCCGAGCGGCTGATAATGGTCTTGATTTCATGCGGGGTGAGGTTCTGGGCCTCGTCAATGATGACATATTGTTTGGGAATGGACCGCCCGCGGATGTAAGTCAGGGCTTCCAGTTCAACCACGTGGTCGCGCTGGAGTTTTTCAATTCTTTCGCGAACCGACTGCCGCGGGTTGGAGCCGTCGCGCATCAGGTAGGCGAGGTTGTCAAAAATCGGCTGCATCCAGTTCATAAGCTTGCTCTCCTTGTCGCCCGGCAGATAGCCGATATCCTTGCCGAGCGGCATGATCGGGCGCGACACCAGCATTTTGTCGTATTTTTTCTGCTTGATGGTCTGTTCCAGGCCGGCGGCCAGGGCCAGCAGGGTTTTGCCGGTGCCGGCCGTGCCCACCAATGTTACCAGTTGAACCTTGTCATCCATGAGAAGCTCCAGCGACATTTGCTGTTCAATGCTGCGCGGCTTGATATTCCAGGCGCCTTCCGAC
The sequence above is drawn from the Kiritimatiellia bacterium genome and encodes:
- a CDS encoding PhoH family protein, encoding MKKTFVLDTNVLLHNSNCIESFADNTVVIPMAVIEELDKFKSNNDELGRNARQVIRRLDRLRKRGRLGEGVPMENGGVLKIMVEKQLAAGTVLEEDIPDNKIIRVAYHLQKSGEKVIFVSKDINARLKSDALGIQTMDFEKQKVNFDELYAGYRTVRLSPQRIAEFEQTGILKIKIPTIFPNEFVMLSAENNQQAEPDKKTPVMARASDQDTLVKLSPQSEGAWNIKPRSIEQQMSLELLMDDKVQLVTLVGTAGTGKTLLALAAGLEQTIKQKKYDKMLVSRPIMPLGKDIGYLPGDKESKLMNWMQPIFDNLAYLMRDGSNPRQSVRERIEKLQRDHVVELEALTYIRGRSIPKQYVIIDEAQNLTPHEIKTIISRSGEDTKMVLTGDPSQIDNPYLDSNSNGLSYAVERLKPLSLHGHVTLTKSERSSLAAAAAELL